The Kaistella daneshvariae genomic sequence TCGCTGGTATCAGAAACGGTGGAAATAGGCATTGGATCGCCGGGGCCAACTAAACTTCCGGTGCGGAAGTTAATTTTTCCCACGGTCCCGGAAATTGGCGCACGGATCACCGAATAGTCAATATTCGCCTGAACTCCCTGATAATTTGCCTGCGCTTGTGCAACGCCTGCGCTAGCCTGTTGTTTCCCGGCAATTGCCTGCGACAGCTGCGCCTGCGCTTTAGCTAAATTTGCCTGCGCGGTTTGAAGCTGAACATTACTGATGATATTTTTTTCCACCAAAGGTTTTAATTTGTTCACCTCAACCTGTGCAGCGTTTACCGCAGACTGTGCAGCTTTCACATTCGCGTCGGAGGCAGAAACGTTGGAACGCGCAGCACCAACTCCGGCTCTGGCAGCGTTCGCTGATTGGTTAAGCGAATTGGTTTCCAGACGGAAAAGCGGTTGCCCTTTTCGCACATATTGCCCTTCATCAACCAAAACCTGCGTGATATATCCCTGCATTTTGGCGCGGACATCATTATTCACGCGGCCTTCAATTTTTGCAGGGAACGTAGAGTAACCTACAACATTTCGGGTTTCTACCTGAACGGTGGAAACAGCTTTGGGACCTTGAGGCGGTTTTTCATCTTGCTTTTTGCAGGACAAAACCGACAATGCGGTAAATGACAGGAGGAGAATTGTATTTTTCATGAACTTATTTTTATAATTTCCTTTGTTAAAGCGACCTTAAGCAAAGTGTTTTTTTTATTTTTGAAGCTGATCCAGCGTTTCCCGGATGTTTGAAATATTTTTCTGAAAAAGATTTTGGTACATTTCGAATTTCGCTAAATCATCTTCAGATAAGGTATGGCGGAAACTTTTGATATTATCTAAAATCAGTAATTCGCGCTGCATTTTTTCGATAATCTCTTCAAAACGGATTTTAATGTAATCGTTATTCAGCACAAAAAAGCGTTTTCGCTCGTCGATCTTATTGAAATCTTTGATGATTTTCAAATTCAAAAGCAGGTTGAGGTTTGCTGAAACGGAACTTTTGCTCGCCGCAAAAACTTCTACAAATTTATCAAATGAAACACCCTGACGTTCAAAATCGAAGACGAGATACGCATAAATTTTCGCAGCAAGTGGCGGCAGATGATACACATCACCGTAAAAATTCACCATTTCGCGAAAGATTTCTTTGTCGATTTTCATTATTAAATTTGAGGAATACGCGCAAAAATACAATTTAGTTCAGAACTAAACGAACCATGAAGGCGTTTTAAGATTTCTTTATGAAACAGCAGGGAATAAATTTCATATCCGGAAATGCACGCCGGAAAAGCGAAATTTCCTTAATTTTGTTTAATGAACTTAAGAGATCAACTGAAAAATCTTTTTCCCGAGCACGAAGAACAGGACTTTGAAATGCCGGAGGAAAAATTCGTGCAGAAAGAGCCGCTGGTTTGTAAATTCGAAAAAAAAGGCAGACACGGGAAACCAGTTACTTTGGTGGAAGGTTTTGAAGGAAATGACGAAGAGCTGAAGAAAATTTCGAAGAAAATAAAAACCACTTTGGGAATTGGCGGTTCTGAAAAAGACGGAACCATCATCATTCAAGGCGATAACCGAGATAAAATCATGGTGATTTTAAAGGAAATGGGCTATAAAACCAAACGTGTTGGCGGTTAAAAATTACCAAATGGTAAAAACGAAAAAAATGCCGAAATAGCAGGTAAAATCTGCAGCCCGACTTGAGTGAAGCTCATTTTTTTTTTCGAAGGGGAAAGCAAAGGCAAAAAAATAGCGGGAACGGAAGGCGGAAAAGTCTGCCATAAAAAATTTTGAAAAATAGACTTTCGGCGTCGCCAAATGTCTGCCCAAAAAAATAAAAAAAAGAAAATTATGCTGAATAAATTAGCTGCATCGGAACTGGTGCTGAATGACGACGGAAGTGTGTATCACCTGAATCTTTTGCCGGAGGATATTGCAGGAAAAATACTGCTGGTGGGCGATCCGGATCGGGTGCCGAAAGTTTCGAAATATTTTGATAAAATCGAAATCAAGAAAAATAAAAGGGAATTTTATACGCATACCGGAACTTTACGCGGCGAAAGAATTACGGTGATGTCCACAGGAATTGGGACGGAAAATATCGATATTGTGATGAACGAGCTGGATGCGCTGGTAAATATCGACCTGAAAAATAAGGAATTTAAAAGCGAACATACGGCGCTGGAACTTTTCCGCATGGGAACTTGCGGTAGCGTAAACCCGGACGTGGAGGTGGATAATATGCTGGTGACGGAAAACGTAGTTGGTTTGGACGGTTTAATGCACTTTTACCAGGATTACGAATTTGAAAATGAGTTTTCCCGCAATTTCATGGAGAAATTCCCGTACGAAAAAATCAAGCCGATGCTGTATTTTTCGGATTGGTCGAAGGAAATCGGTGATTATTATAAAGACGCAAAATATCACGGAAATACAGCAACTTTTCCGGGCTTTTACGCGCCGCAAGGTCGACAATTGCGTTTGAAAGCGCTTGATGACCAGTTTTTGGAAACACTAAATGATTTGGGTGTGACGAATTTCGAAATGGAAACTTCTGCGATTTATGGTCTTTCTAAGCTGCTCGGACATAAAGCACTCACGGTAAATTCCGTAATTGCAAACCGCCGCCGTGGTGAATTTTCTGCGGATCACGGAGCTTCGGAAAGAAATATGATTGAATGGGTTTTAGACCGCATCATCAAGTAGAAAATTAATATTTTAGAAAAATGTGGCTATTTAGCCGCATTTTTTTTTGCAGTGACAATCCACCAAATGATCATCAACCATGCCGGTTGCCTGCATATGCGCGTACATTACGGTAGAACCCAGAAATTTAAAACCGCGTTTCTTTAAATCTTTTGCTAAAGCATCGGATATTTCTGTGGTGGCGGGAACATCCTGTAAAGTTTGCGGATAATTGACGAGCGGTTTTCCGTCAACAAAGCTCCAGATATATTGGGAAAAAGTGCCAAATTCAAGCTGAATTTCCTGGAATTTCTGTGCGTTATTAATGGTTGCTAAAATTTTCAGCCGGTTGCGGATGATGCCTTCATTCAACATCAACTCCTCCACTTTTTCCGTGCTATAAAGGGCAATTTTTTCAAAATCGAAATCATCAAAAGCTAGCCGAAAATTGGGGCGTTTTTTCAAAATCGTATACCACGATAAACCCGCCTGGAAACTTTCGAGGACTAAAAATTCGAAAATAGTTTCATCATCGAACACGGGTTTTCCCCATTCTTCGTCGTGGTATTTTCGGTACAAATCATCTTTTTCGCACCAGCCGCAGCGTGTAATTTCCATTGAATTTATTTAGCTACTAAAATAAATTAAAAATGAATAGTTTAAAATTAAATATTAAATCAATAAAAACATTAATATTAAATTAGTAATAATTTAACAAAACATTAGGAAATTTAGGAATAGTAATTGCAATTGCATGCATATCAAATTAAATTTTCATCATTAAATTATTAACATAAAAAATTTTCATTATGGACAGACAAGATTATAACAAAGCAGAAAATGCAGTAGATAATGCACAATGGACTGCAAACAGTTATGCGGACAGAGCTAAAGACTACATCCGCGAAGAAAGAAACAGAAACGCAGAACCAACCCGTGATGGCTGGATGGAAAGAGCAAAAGAAAATATTGCTGATGCCTGGGATGATACCAAAGACGCAGTATCTGATGCTTGGGAACAAACTAAAGATTGGACTGAAGATGCAAAATCTGAAGTAAGAAAATCAACTAACTAATTTTCGGATCATATTAAGGAAGAGAACCGCTACACGGCGGTTCTCTTTTTTTATGCGTTAAACAATAAAAATTTTTAAATTTGTCCATAATATAAAATTAAGAGTATGTCATACGGATTATTAAAAGGTAAGAAAGGAATTATTTTCGGAGCCTTAAACGACCAATCCATCGCCTGGAAAGTTGCAGAAAGATGTCATGAAGAAGGTGCAGAGTTTATTTTATCAAACGCGCCAATCGCAATGCGGATGGGCGAAATTGATGAATTGGCAAAAAAAACCGGTTCTGATGTGGTGGCAGCAGACGCAACTTCTGTGGAAGATTTAGACAAACTCTTTGCACACGCTGAAGAAAAATTTGGTAAAATTGATTTTATTCTCCATTCCATCGGAATGTCTGTAAATATCAGAAAGGGGAAATCTTATACCGACCTTAATTACGATTTCCTGGAAAAAGGTTGGGACGTTTCTTCAGTTTCTTTCCATAAAGTAATGAAAGCTGCCTGGGACAGAAATATTATGAACGAATGGGGCTCAATCGTGGCATTGACATACATCGCGGCACAACGTGTATTCCCAAATTATGGTGATATGGCCGATAATAAATCTTACCTGGAAAGCATTGCAAGAAGTTTCGGTTACTATTGGGGCGACCGAAAAGTTCGTGTAAATACGATTTCCCAGTCTCCTGTGATGACGAAAGCCGGTGCAGGTGTGAAAGGAATCAGTGGATTCTTCAATTTTGCCGACAGCATGTCTCCGCTTGGAAACGCCGACGCGCTGGATTGTGCGAACTATTGCGTAAGTCTTTTCTCAGATTTAACAAGAAAAGTAACCATGCAGAATCTTTTCCATGACGGAGGTTTCAGCAAAACCGGAGTTTCGCAAAAAATAGTAGATAAATTCGAAGATTTAGAATAAGGAACTTCTTTTAAAAATTAAATCCGTTTTGCAGTTTTGCAAAACGGATTTTTTTGTGCTTTTAGCGGGATATTTTTGGAATAACCGGTAAACTTTCATTGCCCGTAGTGGAAACACTTTGAACCGCAAAAATGAAATTATCTTTAGAAACCGGAACGGTGTAAGTGGTTTCGGTGGTGAATATTTTATCGGTCCACACGGGGCTGGAGGTTTCGCGGTAGAGAATATTATACCCTTTCACGGTGCCAGTTGCCGGTTTTTCCCACATGAGTTTTGTGGAATTAGTCAGCTCTTTTACGTCCATCAAAACATTTACCGGCGGAGGTGTAGATTTTGCCAAATTCGCCATCACCGCAACATTTACCGCCGTATTGGTTTGAAGATAATCGAAGTCCATAAATTCAATTAAATCGCCGTATTTAATTCCGTTTTCGGTGCGGATGTCCTGATGCTGGTGATTAAAATTTTCATAATAATCGGTGAGGCGTACGCCGGTGAAACCGTGGTTTACAAACGGCGTGTGATCGCCGCCGCGTAGAAAACGGTCATTGCGGTAAATCAATTTGATATCGATGTTTTTCACATATTTTTCACCAATTTCTTTTACATATCTGGCGAGTTGTCGGGCGTTTCCGTCGTTTTCAAGACCTAAGCTGCGAATTCTTGCGGCAGTTTTGTCGGTTTCAAAAGCGGATAAACCTTCGCTGAAAACGCGGAGTTTTGGCGTTCCTTCACTCTTTTTTGCATCAAAACTGTTGTTGCCGATCATGTCGTTATTTAAAACCGCCTGAATGTCCCAATTTTCTGCTTTTGCTTTATCGGCAAGCATTTGCGCACCCAGCAGTCCCTGTTCCTCACCGCTCACCGCGACAAAAAGAATGGAGCTCGGGAACTTTGATTTGCTTAAAACGCGTGCGCTTTCGATAACAGCAGCAACTCCGCTTCCGTCGTCATTGGCGCCGGGCGCGGTGCTTGTGAAGTTCAGCACATCAGAAACCCGGGAATCCAAATGTCCGGAAATGATGATAATCCGTTTATCGTTGGGGTCCGTTCCTTTTAAAAACGTGACGGCATTTCCTAAGTTAATGGCTTTGTTCACCCGTCTTCCATCCGGTTGCAAATCTTGATTTTGCAAATAAACCTCCATTCTGCCGCCAGAATTTTTAGCGTAACTTTTAAACTTTGACAGAACCCAATTTCTCGCCGCGCCAATTCCCTGTTTTTTGTCGGTAGTAGAACTCAAAGTATGCCGCGTGCCGAAGCTTACGAGCTTTTCAATATTGGCTTTTAAAGAATCTTTGCTTACTGCATCTACGTAGGCAGAAATTTCCGGGTCTTTTTGCATTTTTTGCGCGTTTAAGCCAGTAATCACCAAAAGGCTTATAAAAAATATCGTCTTTTTCATTGCAATTTTTTTATTTCATTAATAAATTTTTCCACGATTTCATCCGGCGTGGACCAGGAAGTGATGATACGAACTGCGGAATTATCTTCATCGATTTTTTTCCAGACATAAAAATCGAAATTTTCCGAAAGTTTTTCAATTTGCGCATTATTCAATACCGGGAATATCTGGTTTGTAAAAGTTTCAGCCAGAAATTTGAAGCCGGCATTTTTAAAAGCTTCTTTAATTTTCATTGCCTGGCGGTTCGCATGATTGGCAAGATCAAAATACAAGTCATCGCGAAAGAGCTCTTGAAACTGGATGCCTAGCAACCTTCCTTTTGCGAGCAGGGCACCTTTTTGCTTTAAATGAAAACCAAATTCTTGCTGAAGATTTTCATTATTAATGATAATCGCTTCACCGATTAGAGCGCCGTTTTTTGTACCGCCCAAATAAAAAGCGTCGGTATATTTTCCGAAATCTTCGAGCTTCAAATCATTGGAATCTGCCGTCAAAGCGTGCCCTAAGCGCGCGCCATCAACAAATAAATAGAGATTATTTTCCTGACAATAGTGGTATAAGTTTACCAATTCCTCTTTGGAATAAATGGTTCCAAGTTCGGTGGAATTTGAAATATACACCAGTTTCTGTTTCAGCTGATGCGGCTTATTTTGGTGAACATCGATAATTTTTTGGATATCTTCGGATGAAATTTTTCCGTTTGAAGTTTCAACGGAATGCACCTTGTGACCGGTCGCTTCAATCGCACCGCTTTCGTTGGTGAAAATATGGCCAGTTGAAGCAGAAACGACACTTTCGTGCGGGCGCAGGAACGCTGAAATCGCTATTAAATTGGCTTGAGTTCCGCCTGAAACAAAATCAACAGTAGCTTTCGAATTACCGATTTTCTGTTTAATCATTTCTTTCGCTATGCTGGAATAATCGTCTAAACCATACCCATTTTGCTGATTCAGATTTGAATTTACCAAAGCTTCCAGAATTTGCGGGTGTGCGCCTTCGGCGTAATCGTTTTTAAATGAATACTTCATTAACCAAATGTACACAAATGGGTCTAAAAAACTAAAAAATCGGGTTAAATCACGCGTAATTTTTTGAAATTATCTCTCACCTTTGTTATGCTATTACAGCGAACCACATTTTAACCTTTTCATATCATTCTTTTTATAAGCGCTGTTTTATTTGAAGGAGGATTTTTTATTTCATTTTATGTATTTGAAGAGAAGGCGCGCAAAATTCTTTGCGCGCTTTCGTTCATTTTATAATTGTTAGCTTTGCTTTATACATTGCCTAACATATGATTTCACTTACCGAAGAAAACTATCTTAAAGCTATTTTTCACCTCCGGAAAGACGATAATACGGTTACCGTAAACGAATTAAGCAAATTTATGAATGTAAAAATGCCGAGCGTGAATAATATGATGAAGAAATTTGCGCAAAAAGACTGGGTAATTTATGAAACCTATAAGCCACTCATTATTACCGCGCTCGGGAAAAAAGAAGCAGCTTTAATCGTGAGAAAACACCGCCTTACCGAAATGTTTTTGGTTGACAAAATGAATTTCGGCTGGGAAAACGTACACGAAATTGCCGAACAGCTGGAACATGTACATTCTGAAATGTTTTTCGATAAAATGGACGAGCTGCTACAATTTCCCAAATTTGATCCGCACGGCGAACCCATTCCCAACAAAGATGGAGCTATAATTTCTTTAGACCTTCAAAAACTCAGTGAAACTAAAAAAGGGGACACGGTAACATTCAGCGCCGTAACGGTTTCCGATGATGACTTTCTGAATTTCCTCAACAGCAAAGAACTGGAGCTCGGAAACATTCTAACCGTTGTGGACATTGAAAAATATGATGAATCGATGACGATTGGTAAAGACGACGACAGCAAAATCGTGCTGAGCAAAATGGTGTGTGACAAAATTTTGGTCAAGGTTTAAGCCTTTTTTTCAATTTTGACCATCGCTTTAAATCCCGTAACTTTGTAACATTCAAAATTTATCAATAAAAATATTTAAAATATGTCAAAAGCAATTTCACAAGTTCCTTTAGCTATAAATGAACCTGTAAGAAGCTATGAACCAGGCTCTGAGGAGGTAAAATCACTTATTGCCACCTACAAAGAAATGTGGAAAGAAAAAGTGAATATCCCAATGGTCATTGGGGGAAAAGAGGTAAAAACCGGCGATGAAGTGGTAATTACTTCTCCGCAGGATCACCAGCATAATTTGGGAGTTTACCATAAAGGAACCATGCAGCATGTGGACGACGCCATCAACGCAGCCTTAGCCGCAAAAGAAAAATGGAACAACCTGGGTTGGGAACAACGCGCTTCGATTTTCCTTAAAGCTGCAGATTTAATTGCGGGCCCATACCGCGACCGCTTGAACGCAGCTACCATGATCGGACAAAGTAAAAATGTTCATCAGGCAGAAATTGATGCAGCTTGTGAATTTATCGACTTTTTAAGATTCAATGTAGAGTTTATGACCGATTTGTACAGCGAACAACCCATTTCCGATAACGGAATCTGGAACAGATCGGAATATAGACCTTTGGAAGGATTCTGTTTTGCGGTAACGCCGTTCAACTTTACCGCAATTTCCGGGAACTTGCCAACTTGTATGGCTCTGATGGGAAATGTAGTGGTTTGGAAACCTTCCGATAAGCAAATTTATTCCGCGAAAGTGATTATGGATATTTTGACTGAAGCTGGTTTACCGGACGGTGTTATCAATATGATTTTCACCGATGGTAAAGAAACTGCAGACAAAGTTTTGGCTCATCCGGATTTTGCAGGTTTGCATTTCACCGGTTCTACAAAAGTGTTCCAAAGTATGTGGAAACAGATTGGTGAAAATATTCATCAGTATAAAACCTATCCGCGAATCGTAGGGGAAACTGGTGGTAAAGATTTCGTTGTTGCTCATCCTTCTGCAAATGTGGAGGCTGTTGCAACAGCATTGGTGCGTGGCGCTTTCGAATACCAAGGACAGAAATGTTCCGCTGCTTCCCGTGCTTACATTCCGCAATCTTTGTGGGCAGATGTAAAAGCGGTGATGGAAAAACAAATGAAAACCATTAAAGTTGGAAGCCCGGAAGATCCGTCGAATTTCGTAAATGCGGTAATCGATGAAAATTCTTTCAAAAAATGTAAAGGTTATATTGAAAGAGCTGAAAACTCCAGCGACGCCGAAGTAATCATTGGTGGTAAATGTGACGACAGCAAAGGCTGGTTTGTAGAACCAACGGTAATTGAAACCAAAAACCCAAAATATGAGTCAGTTTGCGAGGAAATTTTTGGACCAATTCTTTCTGTTTACGTCTATGAAGATGCGCAGTGGGATGAAACGTTGAAACTTGTTGATGAAACTTCACCCTATTCTTTAACCGGAGCCATTTTTGCGCAGGACCGTTATGCAATTGCAGATGCCTACAAAGCGCTGGAAAATGCCGCTGGTAACTTCTACATCAATGACAAACCTACCGGAGCGGTTGTGGGTCAGCAACCATTTGGTGGCGCTCGCGCTTCGGGAACGAATGATAAGGCAGGTTCTAAAATGAATTTGTTGCGTTGGGTTTCCGTTCGAAGTATTAAAGAAACATTCGTTTCGGCTAAAGATTATAAATATCCTTATCTAGGTTAAGATAAACTTCAAATTTAAAAATTCCGCCCTTTTAAGGCGGAATTTTTCATTTTGGATATTAACAAAAGTTTAGCATTGTGTAAGCTGCGTTGGCATAAAATTTACATAGTAGATGCTATCAATATAAAATTTTATTCATTAAATAATTAAAAATTAAAGTTATGGGAACCAAGACAAACGGCTTGTTAGCATTATTAGGATTAGGTGCAGTAGCATGGTGGAAATATAAAAATTCCAGTCCGGAAGAAAAGCAGATGGTAAAAGACAAAGTAAACACTGCTAAAGATAATTTCAACCAGTGGGGAAACGACATCAAGTCTAAAGCATCAGATTTAACTTCACAGGTTAAAGATAAAGTAAGCGAAACTACCAGTACCAATGCCACAAGTCCAGAGACCGGCATGAATCAGGGCGTTTAAGAACGCAATTTTACATTCATATATATAAAAACCACCGAACATTTAGTTCGGTGGTTTTTTCGGTGTTATTTGAGTCTTTTTTTCTAATTTAACAAGGCGTTGAAAGTGTCACCCTGGCGGATGTCGCCGGTATTATAACCTTTCATAAACCATTCTTTACGCTGTGCTGAACTTCCGTGAGTAAATC encodes the following:
- a CDS encoding efflux RND transporter periplasmic adaptor subunit — its product is MKNTILLLSFTALSVLSCKKQDEKPPQGPKAVSTVQVETRNVVGYSTFPAKIEGRVNNDVRAKMQGYITQVLVDEGQYVRKGQPLFRLETNSLNQSANAARAGVGAARSNVSASDANVKAAQSAVNAAQVEVNKLKPLVEKNIISNVQLQTAQANLAKAQAQLSQAIAGKQQASAGVAQAQANYQGVQANIDYSVIRAPISGTVGKINFRTGSLVGPGDPMPISTVSDTSELYAYFSMNEKEYLDFLKNAEGATVPEKIKNMPPVELILANGDLYAEKGYIKAITGEIDPSTGSIQFRVSFPNPNKLLSNGNSGTIKIPVAYDNALVLPESATYEQQGLVYIYKVEKDTAKSNVISVVDRVNNMVIIKDGAKKGEVVVAEGVGTIKSGAAVKPQPKKFDDIINAIKPQF
- a CDS encoding transcriptional regulator, whose translation is MKIDKEIFREMVNFYGDVYHLPPLAAKIYAYLVFDFERQGVSFDKFVEVFAASKSSVSANLNLLLNLKIIKDFNKIDERKRFFVLNNDYIKIRFEEIIEKMQRELLILDNIKSFRHTLSEDDLAKFEMYQNLFQKNISNIRETLDQLQK
- a CDS encoding translation initiation factor, whose amino-acid sequence is MNLRDQLKNLFPEHEEQDFEMPEEKFVQKEPLVCKFEKKGRHGKPVTLVEGFEGNDEELKKISKKIKTTLGIGGSEKDGTIIIQGDNRDKIMVILKEMGYKTKRVGG
- a CDS encoding nucleoside phosphorylase; translation: MLNKLAASELVLNDDGSVYHLNLLPEDIAGKILLVGDPDRVPKVSKYFDKIEIKKNKREFYTHTGTLRGERITVMSTGIGTENIDIVMNELDALVNIDLKNKEFKSEHTALELFRMGTCGSVNPDVEVDNMLVTENVVGLDGLMHFYQDYEFENEFSRNFMEKFPYEKIKPMLYFSDWSKEIGDYYKDAKYHGNTATFPGFYAPQGRQLRLKALDDQFLETLNDLGVTNFEMETSAIYGLSKLLGHKALTVNSVIANRRRGEFSADHGASERNMIEWVLDRIIK
- a CDS encoding DNA-3-methyladenine glycosylase I; amino-acid sequence: MEITRCGWCEKDDLYRKYHDEEWGKPVFDDETIFEFLVLESFQAGLSWYTILKKRPNFRLAFDDFDFEKIALYSTEKVEELMLNEGIIRNRLKILATINNAQKFQEIQLEFGTFSQYIWSFVDGKPLVNYPQTLQDVPATTEISDALAKDLKKRGFKFLGSTVMYAHMQATGMVDDHLVDCHCKKKCG
- a CDS encoding enoyl-ACP reductase FabI; protein product: MSYGLLKGKKGIIFGALNDQSIAWKVAERCHEEGAEFILSNAPIAMRMGEIDELAKKTGSDVVAADATSVEDLDKLFAHAEEKFGKIDFILHSIGMSVNIRKGKSYTDLNYDFLEKGWDVSSVSFHKVMKAAWDRNIMNEWGSIVALTYIAAQRVFPNYGDMADNKSYLESIARSFGYYWGDRKVRVNTISQSPVMTKAGAGVKGISGFFNFADSMSPLGNADALDCANYCVSLFSDLTRKVTMQNLFHDGGFSKTGVSQKIVDKFEDLE
- a CDS encoding M20/M25/M40 family metallo-hydrolase, whose protein sequence is MKKTIFFISLLVITGLNAQKMQKDPEISAYVDAVSKDSLKANIEKLVSFGTRHTLSSTTDKKQGIGAARNWVLSKFKSYAKNSGGRMEVYLQNQDLQPDGRRVNKAINLGNAVTFLKGTDPNDKRIIIISGHLDSRVSDVLNFTSTAPGANDDGSGVAAVIESARVLSKSKFPSSILFVAVSGEEQGLLGAQMLADKAKAENWDIQAVLNNDMIGNNSFDAKKSEGTPKLRVFSEGLSAFETDKTAARIRSLGLENDGNARQLARYVKEIGEKYVKNIDIKLIYRNDRFLRGGDHTPFVNHGFTGVRLTDYYENFNHQHQDIRTENGIKYGDLIEFMDFDYLQTNTAVNVAVMANLAKSTPPPVNVLMDVKELTNSTKLMWEKPATGTVKGYNILYRETSSPVWTDKIFTTETTYTVPVSKDNFIFAVQSVSTTGNESLPVIPKISR
- a CDS encoding threonine aldolase family protein, whose protein sequence is MKYSFKNDYAEGAHPQILEALVNSNLNQQNGYGLDDYSSIAKEMIKQKIGNSKATVDFVSGGTQANLIAISAFLRPHESVVSASTGHIFTNESGAIEATGHKVHSVETSNGKISSEDIQKIIDVHQNKPHQLKQKLVYISNSTELGTIYSKEELVNLYHYCQENNLYLFVDGARLGHALTADSNDLKLEDFGKYTDAFYLGGTKNGALIGEAIIINNENLQQEFGFHLKQKGALLAKGRLLGIQFQELFRDDLYFDLANHANRQAMKIKEAFKNAGFKFLAETFTNQIFPVLNNAQIEKLSENFDFYVWKKIDEDNSAVRIITSWSTPDEIVEKFINEIKKLQ
- a CDS encoding metal-dependent transcriptional regulator encodes the protein MISLTEENYLKAIFHLRKDDNTVTVNELSKFMNVKMPSVNNMMKKFAQKDWVIYETYKPLIITALGKKEAALIVRKHRLTEMFLVDKMNFGWENVHEIAEQLEHVHSEMFFDKMDELLQFPKFDPHGEPIPNKDGAIISLDLQKLSETKKGDTVTFSAVTVSDDDFLNFLNSKELELGNILTVVDIEKYDESMTIGKDDDSKIVLSKMVCDKILVKV
- the pruA gene encoding L-glutamate gamma-semialdehyde dehydrogenase, which produces MSKAISQVPLAINEPVRSYEPGSEEVKSLIATYKEMWKEKVNIPMVIGGKEVKTGDEVVITSPQDHQHNLGVYHKGTMQHVDDAINAALAAKEKWNNLGWEQRASIFLKAADLIAGPYRDRLNAATMIGQSKNVHQAEIDAACEFIDFLRFNVEFMTDLYSEQPISDNGIWNRSEYRPLEGFCFAVTPFNFTAISGNLPTCMALMGNVVVWKPSDKQIYSAKVIMDILTEAGLPDGVINMIFTDGKETADKVLAHPDFAGLHFTGSTKVFQSMWKQIGENIHQYKTYPRIVGETGGKDFVVAHPSANVEAVATALVRGAFEYQGQKCSAASRAYIPQSLWADVKAVMEKQMKTIKVGSPEDPSNFVNAVIDENSFKKCKGYIERAENSSDAEVIIGGKCDDSKGWFVEPTVIETKNPKYESVCEEIFGPILSVYVYEDAQWDETLKLVDETSPYSLTGAIFAQDRYAIADAYKALENAAGNFYINDKPTGAVVGQQPFGGARASGTNDKAGSKMNLLRWVSVRSIKETFVSAKDYKYPYLG
- a CDS encoding YtxH domain-containing protein; its protein translation is MGTKTNGLLALLGLGAVAWWKYKNSSPEEKQMVKDKVNTAKDNFNQWGNDIKSKASDLTSQVKDKVSETTSTNATSPETGMNQGV